One genomic region from Curtobacterium sp. 9128 encodes:
- a CDS encoding gamma-glutamyl-gamma-aminobutyrate hydrolase family protein (Members of this family of hydrolases with an active site Cys residue belong to MEROPS family C26.), which translates to MQPGARPVLAVVDVSDADRHDPAFHDALTTLTRRAVEVARAAGWEPRRAAAEQLGPAGLRRALADADGVLVMGGEDVAPAHYGGPEDYEGRGQHFAVADLAQIEAVRAAVTDGLPTLGICRGMQVINVALGGDLVQHLEHGGHVAPGDPAESMVDHRVSVAAGSRLAAALGSEELDVRSSHHQAVGRVGDGLRVVATAPDGTVEAVEHETAPLWAVQWHPEDSGARGTALRDLLVAMLPSRD; encoded by the coding sequence ATGCAGCCAGGAGCGCGTCCCGTCCTCGCCGTGGTCGACGTCAGCGACGCCGACCGACACGATCCCGCGTTCCACGACGCCCTCACGACGCTCACCAGGCGTGCCGTCGAGGTCGCCCGCGCCGCGGGGTGGGAGCCGCGTCGGGCGGCCGCCGAGCAGCTCGGGCCCGCTGGACTGCGGCGGGCGCTGGCGGACGCCGACGGCGTGCTCGTGATGGGCGGCGAGGACGTCGCCCCGGCGCACTACGGCGGCCCCGAGGACTACGAGGGGCGCGGGCAGCACTTCGCCGTCGCCGACCTCGCGCAGATCGAGGCGGTCCGGGCGGCGGTCACGGACGGGCTGCCGACGCTCGGCATCTGCCGTGGCATGCAGGTGATCAACGTGGCGTTGGGTGGCGACCTGGTCCAGCACCTCGAGCACGGCGGGCACGTGGCGCCGGGGGACCCCGCGGAGAGCATGGTCGACCACCGGGTGTCGGTGGCGGCGGGCAGTCGGCTCGCAGCGGCGCTCGGATCCGAGGAGCTCGACGTGCGGTCGTCGCACCACCAGGCGGTCGGGCGGGTCGGCGACGGACTCCGCGTGGTCGCCACCGCGCCGGACGGCACGGTCGAGGCGGTCGAGCACGAGACTGCGCCGCTCTGGGCGGTGCAGTGGCACCCGGAGGACTCCGGTGCCCGTGGCACCGCGCTCCGCGACCTGCTGGTCGCGATGCTGCCGTCACGCGACTGA
- a CDS encoding Gfo/Idh/MocA family oxidoreductase, with protein sequence MFSFPVHTAEPLRGGPTLRWGVIGPGEIAHDFTSTLHANSDQRVVAVGSRSPERAAAFAARHGVDGVHGSYEALVADPAVDVVYVASPHPQHLGHALLAIAAGKHVLVEKPMTTSAADTRRLADAARSAGVLAMEAMWTRYLPGTTVIAQLIADGVLGDVHLATVDVGWPHEPDPADRMFDPEAGGGALLDAGVYGHWFARFATGAPVTSRTTGAVSDRGVDLQSVTVSTATGGAQSVVTTSMTAWTPGLAVVAGTEATVRYTDHFVFPASFVLHHAAGEDRWSEPTGLRGRQGLAWQAAALARYVSDGRTESPLHGLDDSIGLATALDDARVALGVRGVSEHDTSAP encoded by the coding sequence ATGTTCTCGTTTCCGGTGCACACCGCTGAGCCGCTCCGAGGCGGGCCGACACTCCGCTGGGGTGTGATCGGGCCCGGCGAGATCGCACACGACTTCACGAGCACCCTGCACGCCAACTCCGACCAGCGCGTCGTCGCCGTCGGGTCCCGCTCCCCCGAACGCGCAGCCGCCTTCGCCGCCCGACACGGGGTCGACGGCGTGCACGGCTCGTACGAGGCACTCGTCGCCGACCCCGCGGTCGACGTCGTCTACGTCGCCTCTCCACACCCGCAGCACCTCGGACACGCACTCCTCGCGATCGCCGCCGGCAAGCACGTCCTCGTCGAGAAGCCGATGACGACCTCGGCCGCGGACACCAGACGCCTCGCCGACGCGGCCCGCAGCGCCGGGGTGCTCGCGATGGAGGCGATGTGGACCAGGTACCTCCCGGGCACCACCGTCATCGCGCAGCTCATCGCGGACGGTGTCCTCGGCGACGTCCACCTGGCGACCGTCGACGTCGGCTGGCCGCACGAGCCGGACCCGGCAGACCGAATGTTCGATCCGGAGGCCGGCGGAGGCGCGCTCCTCGACGCCGGCGTCTACGGCCACTGGTTCGCCCGCTTCGCCACCGGTGCCCCGGTGACCAGCCGGACGACGGGAGCGGTCTCGGATCGCGGGGTGGACCTCCAGTCCGTCACCGTGTCGACGGCCACCGGCGGCGCGCAGTCCGTGGTGACCACGTCGATGACGGCGTGGACGCCCGGTCTCGCCGTCGTCGCGGGCACCGAGGCGACCGTTCGGTACACCGACCACTTCGTCTTCCCCGCCTCGTTCGTGCTGCACCACGCGGCCGGTGAGGACCGGTGGTCCGAACCGACCGGGCTCCGCGGCAGACAGGGTCTGGCGTGGCAGGCGGCAGCGCTCGCACGGTACGTGTCGGACGGCCGGACGGAGTCGCCGCTGCACGGGCTCGACGACTCGATCGGACTCGCGACGGCGCTCGACGACGCCAGGGTCGCCCTCGGCGTCCGGGGTGTTTCCGAGCACGACACCTCCGCCCCCTAG
- the argS gene encoding arginine--tRNA ligase, whose translation MTPAELSAAYLSILTGIVERRGASDTVTVEESHVALERPKNRAHGDWASNAAMQLAKRLGTNPRELATEIAGELTELDGVASVDVAGPGFINITLEAAAAGEIARTIVESGESFGHGDLYDGVRIDLEFVSANPTGPIHMGGVRWAAVGDSLARVFQAQGGLVTREYYFNDHGSQIDRFARSLVASALGEPAPEDGYGGAYIAEIAARVLATFDGDVRDIPRDEAQEMFRREGVDFMFADIKQSLHEFGVDFDVYFHENSLHESKAVERAIERLQEQGQMYEADGAQWLRTTDFGDDRDRVVIKSDGEPAYIAGDLAYYLDKRERGFERNLIMLGADHHGYVGRMMAMCAAFGDEPGKNLEILIGQMVNLLKDGQPFRMSKRNGTIVSMEDLVEAVGVDAGRYALVRFAIDTAIDIDLDLLTKRTNDNPVFYVQYAHARTQSVARNAAASGVDRSAFDASLLTHDTEGALLGALAEYPRVVRQAAELREPHRIARYIEQLAGLYHRWYDACRVTPLGDEDVTDLHRTRLWLNDATGQVVRNGLGLLGVSAPERM comes from the coding sequence GTGACTCCTGCCGAACTCTCCGCCGCGTACCTGTCGATCCTGACCGGGATCGTCGAGCGCCGAGGCGCGTCCGACACCGTGACCGTCGAGGAGTCGCACGTCGCCCTCGAGCGCCCCAAGAACCGGGCGCACGGCGACTGGGCGTCGAACGCCGCGATGCAGCTCGCGAAGCGCCTCGGCACGAACCCGCGGGAGCTCGCGACCGAGATCGCCGGCGAGCTGACCGAGCTCGACGGTGTCGCCTCGGTGGACGTCGCGGGCCCCGGCTTCATCAACATCACGCTCGAGGCCGCGGCGGCCGGCGAGATCGCCCGCACCATCGTGGAGTCCGGCGAGTCCTTCGGGCACGGCGACCTGTACGACGGGGTGCGCATCGACCTGGAGTTCGTGTCCGCGAACCCGACCGGACCGATCCACATGGGCGGTGTCCGCTGGGCGGCGGTCGGCGACAGCCTCGCCCGGGTCTTCCAGGCGCAGGGCGGCCTCGTCACCCGCGAGTACTACTTCAACGACCACGGCAGCCAGATCGACCGGTTCGCCCGGTCGCTCGTCGCATCGGCGCTCGGGGAACCGGCACCGGAGGACGGCTACGGCGGCGCGTACATCGCCGAGATCGCGGCCCGCGTGCTCGCCACCTTCGACGGGGACGTCCGTGACATCCCCCGCGACGAGGCGCAGGAGATGTTCCGCCGTGAGGGCGTGGACTTCATGTTCGCCGACATCAAGCAGTCGCTCCACGAGTTCGGCGTCGACTTCGACGTCTACTTCCACGAGAACTCGTTGCACGAGTCGAAGGCCGTCGAGCGCGCCATCGAGCGCCTGCAGGAGCAGGGCCAGATGTACGAGGCCGACGGCGCCCAGTGGCTCCGCACGACCGACTTCGGCGACGACCGGGACCGTGTCGTCATCAAGTCCGACGGGGAGCCCGCGTACATCGCCGGCGACCTGGCGTACTACCTCGACAAGCGCGAGCGCGGGTTCGAGCGGAACCTCATCATGCTCGGCGCGGACCACCACGGCTACGTCGGCCGCATGATGGCGATGTGCGCCGCGTTCGGTGACGAGCCGGGCAAGAACCTCGAGATCCTCATCGGCCAGATGGTCAACCTGCTGAAGGACGGCCAGCCGTTCCGGATGTCGAAGCGCAACGGCACGATCGTCTCGATGGAGGACCTCGTCGAGGCAGTCGGTGTCGACGCCGGCCGGTACGCGCTCGTGCGGTTCGCGATCGACACCGCGATCGACATCGACCTCGACCTGCTGACCAAGCGCACCAACGACAACCCGGTGTTCTACGTGCAGTACGCCCACGCCCGTACGCAGTCCGTCGCGCGGAACGCCGCGGCCTCGGGTGTCGACCGTTCGGCGTTCGACGCGTCGCTCCTCACGCACGACACCGAGGGTGCGCTCCTCGGGGCCCTCGCCGAGTACCCGCGCGTGGTCCGGCAGGCCGCCGAGCTCCGGGAGCCGCACCGCATCGCGCGGTACATCGAGCAGCTCGCCGGCCTCTACCACCGCTGGTACGACGCCTGCCGGGTGACGCCGCTCGGGGACGAGGACGTGACCGACCTGCACCGCACGCGGCTCTGGCTGAACGACGCGACGGGCCAGGTCGTGCGCAACGGCCTCGGGCTCCTCGGCGTGAGCGCCCCCGAGCGCATGTAG
- the lysA gene encoding diaminopimelate decarboxylase: MSENPLAPPRLRFPTDASALTARIWPASATRTDDGSLAVGGVSADDLVAEYGTPLYVVDQRDVQSRAVRVRDAFAEAFGRIGTTAHVYYAGKAFLTTQVAAWMAEADLRVDVCTGGELAVALAGGVDPGRLGFHGNDKSDAEIARAVQVGVGTIVLDSHEEVQRVADAAAAAGVVQRVRIRINSGVHASTHEYLATAREDQKFGIPLTEAVAAAETIRSLPSLAFVGLHSHIGSQIFDESGFREAARRLMDVHATLVQSGPVPELNLGGGWGIDYTEADSAFEPEDVADALATIVADACAERGIPVPEVAVEPGRYIVGPAGLTLYRVGTIKPVTLETSDGHDQATRTYVSVDGGMSDNARPALYGAEYTARLARASDADAVLTRVVGKHCESGDIVVHDEYLPGDVHRGDLLAVAATGAYCWSLASNYNHVGRPPVVAVADGRARILVRGETVDDLLARDTGVSPAAAAGAAR, from the coding sequence GTGAGCGAGAACCCACTTGCCCCGCCGCGGCTGCGGTTCCCGACGGACGCCTCCGCGCTGACCGCGCGGATCTGGCCCGCTTCCGCGACCAGGACGGACGACGGCTCGCTCGCGGTCGGCGGCGTGTCCGCCGACGACCTGGTGGCCGAGTACGGCACGCCGCTCTACGTGGTCGACCAGCGTGACGTGCAGTCGCGCGCGGTCCGGGTGCGCGACGCCTTCGCCGAGGCGTTCGGTCGCATCGGCACGACGGCGCACGTCTACTACGCGGGCAAGGCGTTCCTCACGACCCAGGTCGCCGCGTGGATGGCCGAGGCAGACCTCCGCGTCGACGTGTGCACCGGGGGAGAGCTCGCGGTCGCCCTGGCCGGCGGTGTCGACCCCGGTCGGCTCGGGTTCCACGGCAACGACAAGTCCGACGCCGAGATCGCCCGCGCGGTGCAGGTGGGTGTCGGGACGATCGTGCTCGACAGCCACGAAGAAGTGCAGCGGGTCGCCGACGCCGCGGCCGCCGCCGGAGTCGTCCAGCGTGTCCGCATCCGGATCAACAGCGGGGTGCACGCCTCGACGCACGAGTACCTCGCGACGGCTCGGGAAGACCAGAAGTTCGGCATCCCGTTGACCGAGGCGGTCGCCGCCGCGGAGACGATCCGATCCCTGCCGTCCCTGGCGTTCGTCGGGCTGCACTCGCACATCGGTTCGCAGATCTTCGACGAGTCCGGTTTCCGTGAAGCCGCTCGTCGTCTGATGGACGTGCACGCGACCCTCGTGCAGTCCGGTCCGGTGCCGGAGCTCAACCTCGGCGGCGGGTGGGGCATCGACTACACCGAGGCGGACTCGGCGTTCGAACCGGAAGACGTGGCGGACGCCCTCGCGACGATCGTGGCGGATGCCTGCGCCGAGCGCGGCATCCCCGTGCCGGAGGTCGCCGTCGAGCCCGGGCGGTACATCGTCGGGCCAGCGGGGCTCACGCTCTACCGTGTCGGCACGATCAAGCCCGTGACGCTCGAGACCTCCGACGGGCACGACCAGGCGACGCGCACCTACGTGTCGGTGGACGGCGGCATGAGCGACAACGCACGCCCCGCCCTGTACGGCGCCGAGTACACCGCGCGCCTCGCTCGTGCCTCCGACGCCGATGCGGTGCTGACCCGCGTCGTCGGCAAGCACTGCGAGAGCGGGGACATCGTCGTCCACGACGAGTACCTCCCCGGGGACGTCCACCGCGGCGACCTGCTGGCGGTCGCGGCGACCGGTGCCTACTGCTGGAGCCTCGCGAGCAACTACAACCACGTCGGTCGCCCGCCGGTCGTGGCGGTCGCCGACGGTCGAGCCCGTATCCTCGTCCGTGGTGAGACGGTCGACGACCTCCTCGCCCGCGACACCGGGGTGTCGCCCGCGGCCGCAGCAGGTGCCGCGCGGTGA
- a CDS encoding LmeA family phospholipid-binding protein, with protein sequence MSTATDTPKRRRRGRTLTIVVIGIVVVLAALVVIAEFVLRGVVDRMIAQQVEQSLPAGTEGTVDAHANGVLIPQLIGGSLDEVEISSEKITVDGVPLAADVTAHDVPIDGAGAVHDVDGTVTLAASSVKDLSKYSPLFDRMSLVDGGVQLSGTTAVLGYDISYEARGSVVAQSDGKGITITPKTVRITNSALDLKVDDIPGVTNTPVSVCTAQFLPESLRVRSLDVTAAHATVRVTADELPLSEQGLQTTGTC encoded by the coding sequence ATGTCCACCGCAACCGACACCCCGAAGCGGCGCCGCCGCGGCCGCACCCTGACGATCGTCGTGATCGGCATCGTGGTCGTGCTCGCCGCGCTCGTCGTCATCGCCGAGTTCGTGCTCCGCGGCGTCGTGGACCGGATGATCGCGCAGCAGGTGGAGCAGTCCCTGCCCGCCGGGACCGAGGGGACGGTCGACGCCCACGCGAACGGCGTCCTCATCCCGCAGCTGATCGGCGGCTCCCTCGACGAGGTCGAGATCTCGTCGGAGAAGATCACGGTCGACGGCGTCCCGCTCGCCGCCGACGTCACGGCGCACGACGTGCCGATCGACGGCGCAGGAGCCGTGCACGACGTGGACGGCACCGTGACGCTCGCGGCGTCGAGCGTGAAGGACCTGTCGAAGTACAGCCCCCTGTTCGACCGGATGTCGCTCGTCGACGGCGGCGTGCAGCTGTCCGGCACGACCGCGGTGCTCGGCTACGACATCTCGTACGAGGCCCGCGGTTCCGTCGTCGCCCAGAGCGACGGCAAGGGCATCACGATCACCCCGAAGACGGTCAGGATCACGAACTCGGCACTCGACCTCAAGGTGGACGACATCCCCGGGGTGACGAACACGCCCGTGTCGGTGTGCACGGCGCAGTTCCTCCCCGAGTCGCTGCGGGTCCGGTCGCTCGACGTGACGGCGGCGCACGCGACGGTGCGCGTCACGGCGGACGAGCTCCCGCTGAGCGAGCAGGGCCTCCAGACCACCGGAACGTGCTGA